The genomic segment AGTAATGAGGGTTCACGGCACCTGGTACGCTAAGGAACCTTGGATGTTCCCTGAACCATTTTACAGTATTATTAAGCAGTACATTGAATTCAGGTATAGGCTACTCCCATACATATACTCAGTGGCCTGGATGGTCACCAGTAGGGATTACACAATGATGAGGCCCTTGGTAATGGATTTCCAAGATGATGAAGAAGTGCTTAACATAGGTGATCAATACATGTTCGGCCCATTCATAATGGTTAGCCCAGTTACTGTACCGGCTAGGAGGCGTAGGGTCTACTTACCTAAAGGAACACAGTGGTTTGACTTCTGGACTGGTAAAGCCTATGTTGGGGGCTCGTACATTGATGCTGATGCCCCATTGGATAGGATACCGCTTCACGTTAAGGCAGGCTCAATACTACCCCTTGGTCCTGTTAAGGCTAATTCCAGTGAACCGGAGAACCCCATTGAACTCAGGGTTTACGATGGCGGTGACTCGGAGTTCACGCTTTACTTCGATGATGGGGAATCATATAATTATGAGAATGGGGAGTATTGCCTAATCCCATTGAGGTGGCTTAGCGGTGAGGGGAGGTTGATAATAGGGGATGCGTCAGGTGGCTATTGCAGAAACCTTAATTCACTGCAGTTCAACGTGGTTTTGGTTTCAGAAGGCCACGGTACTGGTGCGTCACCATCAGGGCCGGATTACTCCATTAACTACAGTGGACGTGCAGTTGAGGTTAAGGTTAAGTGAAGGTTAATTAGCTGAAAACATTTAATATACTGAAGCATACTCCAACCTGTGGCAACAGAGTATACTCCAGAATACGTGTATGAGTTAATGAATAAGCTTGATGAGGAGGTTAGTGAATTAAGGAACACCGTGGGCTCATTGGTTAATACAGTGAAGGAACTGGATAAGAGGTATGGTGAATTAGCCCAGAGGATTGATGCAGTTGCAAACGCGTTAAGTGGGGGTAGGGGTCAGTCTGATATGGGGAGTGTGTTGAGGGAGATAGCCTACATTGAGACAACGCTACTGAATTACAGGGATCAATTGGGTAAGGTCAGGGATCAACTTAACGATATGCTTAATCAATTGAATAAGACAATGGGTGAGTTAAGTGACGCTAGGTCAATGATATTCGATGTTGTGAATAACCTAAGGAACCTACTCTCCAATTACCAGAGTAGGCTTGAGGAATTATCAATAACCATAACTGAATTATCAATAATGCTCAGCAGTAGGTTAAGTGACCTTGAGAGGGAGATTAAGGCCATGAGGGAATCAGTGTTATTAAGTAAAGGTAAGCAGTAGGAGGAGTCATGAATACTGGGAGGGAGGCTAGGCTTAGGGTTATTGAGGCAGTGTTCATGTTGACCTCAGAGGGTAATAGGGTATTCTCAGTAAACTCACTGGCTGTGATAACTCATGGTGAGTACGCTGAGGCCCTTGAATGGTTGATTGAGGAGGGTGTAGTGGATAGGGTTAATGATAAGTACCTTAAGGTAACTGTACCTAGGCTTCAATTACTAATGATGATGGGTAGTGAATCAGTGATTAACTACATTAATTACTTATCCTGGAGTGAATTCGAGGAATTCATCTCATTTATAATGAGGCAGGAGGGTTATGAGACACTTAGGGGGATTAGGTTAACTATGGGTGGTGTGAGGGGTGAATTCGACGTAATAGGGTATAGGGGTAGTGTTGTGATTGTTGTTGAGGCTAAGCATTGGTTAAGCATAAGTGGTAGCGAGTTGGAGACTATTGTGAGTAAGCATATTAGTAAGGTTAAGGCATTAGCGGATAATTGGGGTAAGTTCACTAGGAAGGTTAAGTTAAGTATGATCAATGCCTCAATATACCCATTAATCGTAACCCTTAAGACGCCTCAACTACAGTCGTACAGTAACGTACCAATAATTGCCTCACACCAATTACCAAGCTTCCTAGAGAACCTTGAGTCACTGAAGGATAATATCCTCTGCTTTAAGGCAAGTCAAGCCACATTGAGCACTGGTTAATTCACCTCCTTAATGACCTAGTGGGTGGTATAGTGTTAAGGTGCATTAACTCCTCTGGTATAGCCTTAGATTTAGCAATCTCCCTGTAAACATAGGCTGATGGCCTCCAGTACTGCTTCTTAGTGGAGTAGTCTACTTGAAGTAAACCAAACCTCATGCTGAAGCCTGAGGCCCACTCGTAATTATCAGTCAGGGACCAGTGTAGGTAACCCTTAACGTTAGCCCCCTCTTGAATAGCCCTATAGACTTGGTAAATGTGGCTAACTAAGTAATATGGCCTCTGGTAATCAGCCGCATCAGCAATACCATTCTCAGTAACGTATATGGGTAAGTGATAGCGGCTCCAGTACTTCATTATTACATCATAAAGACCCTCCGGGTAGAATTCCCAACCGAAGTCACTGCATGGTCTACCATCAGGGCTAATTGAATTCCTCTCGCAACCATACCCATACCCAGGTATGCTCACGTAGGATTTCTCACCAATAAGCTTAACCACTGTTCTAGAGTAGTAGTTTACCCCAATCCAGTCAAGCCTACCCTTCAAGTCATCCCTAGTAACCCCCATTAATTCACCCTTAATTATTGCATCGAAGAATATCCACCTTGAATCATACTCAGCCAACTCAACGGCCTTAGCATCCTTATCAGTTAGCGGTGTGAAGGATGAGTTAGCGTATATTATGCCAATGGGCTTCTTGGAAATAGCCTTAACAGCGTCATAAGCCCTAGCATGGGCCTGTATTAAATTAACCATGACTCTCCTTGATAATTCAAAGTTAAGGTAACTTGGTGGGAAACCTGACTTAACCCACATGTAGCCATTACTGTGAACTACATTGGGTTCATTCATTGTTGAATACTCATCGGCAAGGTCATCGAACTTCCAGGCAGTGTAGGCTGCAAACCTAGCGAAGTTAATGACGGTCTTAACATCAAGCCAACCAGTGGGTCCACTTAAGTCACCTTTCCTAACCCTGATTGGGTCATGGACCCAAAGGGGCAGTGGCCAATGGTAGAAGTTCAGTATGAAGTGTATTCCCCTAGCCTTAAGGTCACTGAAAATCTCCCTATAATGCCTCACAGCCTCCTGGTTAGCGGCTTCATCAAGCCTCTTGAGATCATTCTCATCAACATGCACGGCCAACACGTCATTACCCTTAACCTCCACGTTACCCTGCGGTGGGTCAGGCATTGGCTTAGGGAATATTCGAGACCACTCAACATTAATCCTAGCGATATCAAGCCCCATTTTAACCGCATTATCATGAAACATCCTGTAAAGCCCCCAGTAACCTGGCCCATGTTCAGGTAAATCACCGCTAACTAAGCCCGAAGCAATGTTCTCAGGATCATGAACCCACACGTACCAGTCGGTGTTAGGGTCCTCACTACCTGGAGTACCCATTTCAGACTGGAACCCCGCCTGGGACCAGCCGAACCTGAAGGATTTTGGAAATGAGATATCCATTAATTATTATCTAGTTTAGATACTTTTAAGCATTAAGGTTGAATGCCCCTTAAAAGTGTTGTTAAGGTTAAGTCCCTAATCAGGTTGACTAAGTCACCATTCCCAGCGAATCCAGTAACCTGCTGCTAATAATTCATTATTCCCGCATAGTAACCTTCACTTAACTGCATTAACGCATACGAAACCATATCTACCTGCATCAGAATTATTAATAACACTTGGTGCCTCATAATACTCACCCACACCCCTACTGAGGG from the Caldivirga maquilingensis IC-167 genome contains:
- a CDS encoding TIM-barrel domain-containing protein; the encoded protein is MSFILSAFLGQQRHSAITWSGDVHHDWGVLAGQIPAGLNFSISGIPYWTTDTGGFFSGDPSTPAYGEVFTRWLQWSTFCPVMRVHGTWYAKEPWMFPEPFYSIIKQYIEFRYRLLPYIYSVAWMVTSRDYTMMRPLVMDFQDDEEVLNIGDQYMFGPFIMVSPVTVPARRRRVYLPKGTQWFDFWTGKAYVGGSYIDADAPLDRIPLHVKAGSILPLGPVKANSSEPENPIELRVYDGGDSEFTLYFDDGESYNYENGEYCLIPLRWLSGEGRLIIGDASGGYCRNLNSLQFNVVLVSEGHGTGASPSGPDYSINYSGRAVEVKVK
- a CDS encoding restriction endonuclease translates to MNTGREARLRVIEAVFMLTSEGNRVFSVNSLAVITHGEYAEALEWLIEEGVVDRVNDKYLKVTVPRLQLLMMMGSESVINYINYLSWSEFEEFISFIMRQEGYETLRGIRLTMGGVRGEFDVIGYRGSVVIVVEAKHWLSISGSELETIVSKHISKVKALADNWGKFTRKVKLSMINASIYPLIVTLKTPQLQSYSNVPIIASHQLPSFLENLESLKDNILCFKASQATLSTG
- the bgaS gene encoding beta-galactosidase BgaS — its product is MDISFPKSFRFGWSQAGFQSEMGTPGSEDPNTDWYVWVHDPENIASGLVSGDLPEHGPGYWGLYRMFHDNAVKMGLDIARINVEWSRIFPKPMPDPPQGNVEVKGNDVLAVHVDENDLKRLDEAANQEAVRHYREIFSDLKARGIHFILNFYHWPLPLWVHDPIRVRKGDLSGPTGWLDVKTVINFARFAAYTAWKFDDLADEYSTMNEPNVVHSNGYMWVKSGFPPSYLNFELSRRVMVNLIQAHARAYDAVKAISKKPIGIIYANSSFTPLTDKDAKAVELAEYDSRWIFFDAIIKGELMGVTRDDLKGRLDWIGVNYYSRTVVKLIGEKSYVSIPGYGYGCERNSISPDGRPCSDFGWEFYPEGLYDVIMKYWSRYHLPIYVTENGIADAADYQRPYYLVSHIYQVYRAIQEGANVKGYLHWSLTDNYEWASGFSMRFGLLQVDYSTKKQYWRPSAYVYREIAKSKAIPEELMHLNTIPPTRSLRR